In Actinomyces weissii, a genomic segment contains:
- a CDS encoding ABC transporter ATP-binding protein has translation MVSLQGVTRTFVVPDAPPLEILTGVDLQVQAGEHVAIVGRSGTGKSTLLNILGLLDRPTSGRYSLDGTDTENLGEARRARLRGQTFGFVFQSFNLIDGLSTTENVAAPLLYDHSTSFWRRTSRAESLLEAVGLGERKGMPVGRLSGGEQQRVAIARALARDPKVILADEPTGALDVETGSSVMGLLEERCSRSGAALVVITHDLAVAARAHTQYRLEHGVLTPIKVTHRVEGSLDEFGEVQRSRPDQPDAGTDWEPGAWPAQRLSDTQLGVQA, from the coding sequence CTGGTCAGCCTCCAGGGAGTGACCCGCACCTTCGTGGTGCCTGACGCCCCTCCGCTGGAGATTCTCACCGGGGTCGACCTGCAGGTGCAGGCAGGGGAGCACGTGGCGATCGTGGGCCGCTCCGGCACCGGAAAGTCCACCCTGCTCAACATCCTGGGGCTGCTGGACCGGCCCACCTCAGGCCGCTACAGCCTGGACGGCACCGACACCGAGAACCTGGGCGAGGCGCGCCGCGCCCGCCTGCGGGGACAGACCTTCGGCTTCGTGTTCCAGTCCTTCAACCTGATTGACGGCCTGAGCACCACCGAGAACGTGGCCGCCCCCCTGCTTTACGACCACTCCACGAGCTTCTGGCGGCGCACCTCCCGCGCCGAGTCGCTGCTGGAGGCGGTAGGCCTGGGCGAGCGCAAGGGCATGCCTGTGGGCAGGCTCTCAGGAGGCGAGCAGCAGCGGGTCGCTATTGCCCGCGCCCTGGCCCGCGACCCCAAGGTGATCCTGGCTGACGAGCCCACCGGCGCCCTGGACGTGGAGACCGGGAGCTCGGTGATGGGGCTGCTGGAGGAACGCTGCTCCCGGAGCGGAGCCGCCCTGGTGGTAATCACCCACGACCTGGCGGTGGCCGCACGCGCCCACACCCAGTACCGCCTGGAGCACGGGGTGCTCACGCCCATCAAGGTAACCCACCGGGTGGAGGGCTCGCTGGACGAGTTCGGCGAGGTGCAGCGCAGCAGGCCGGACCAGCCGGACGCTGGCACAGACTGGGAGCCGGGAGCCTGGCCCGCCCAGAGGCTCTCGGACACACAGCTAGGGGTGCAGGCATGA
- the galK gene encoding galactokinase, whose amino-acid sequence MTNSKNLAETKAQPDQASAGTAVFSPALAPQEGVAAATELFREAFGGEPDGVWYAPGRVNIIGEHTDYNGGLALPIALPHRAHLALRRRKDRTIRLVSPQTRDSVDVLDLDAIGPKGSPGEVRHWNAYVAGVAWALERDGLGPLSGFDAALYSCVPLGGGLSSSAALECATAVALDEVCGLGLAGSAQEPDDAGRARLVASCVRAENEMAGAPTGGMDQSASMRCAAGHALLLDCRTGEAEQVPFDLAVDGLALLVIDTKAKHSLVDGQYASRRASCEKAAALLGVELLADLGVPDLEKALSRLAASGAEDAPVLVQRTRHVVTEIQRTRDLVDLLRDGRPLAGDKLRTAGALLDASHESLRVDYEVSCPELDVAVEAARAAGAHGARMTGGGFGGSAIALVDADAVDAVARAVVAAYAAQGFTAPAFLDALPSAPAGRLA is encoded by the coding sequence ATGACCAACAGCAAGAACCTGGCCGAGACCAAGGCGCAGCCGGACCAGGCCAGCGCCGGCACCGCGGTGTTCTCACCCGCCCTCGCCCCGCAGGAGGGGGTGGCCGCCGCCACCGAGCTGTTCCGGGAGGCCTTCGGCGGGGAGCCCGACGGCGTCTGGTACGCCCCGGGCCGGGTCAACATCATCGGCGAGCACACGGACTACAACGGCGGCCTGGCCCTGCCTATCGCCCTGCCCCACCGCGCCCACCTGGCTCTGCGCCGCCGCAAGGACCGCACCATCCGCCTGGTCTCTCCCCAGACGCGCGACAGCGTGGACGTGCTGGACCTGGACGCGATAGGCCCCAAGGGCAGCCCGGGGGAGGTACGGCACTGGAACGCCTACGTGGCGGGCGTGGCCTGGGCGCTGGAGCGTGACGGTCTCGGCCCGCTCAGCGGCTTCGACGCCGCCCTGTACTCCTGCGTGCCCCTGGGCGGGGGCCTGTCCTCCTCGGCGGCGCTGGAGTGCGCCACCGCCGTGGCCCTGGACGAGGTCTGCGGGCTGGGCCTGGCGGGTAGCGCCCAGGAGCCGGACGACGCCGGGCGCGCCCGGCTGGTCGCCTCCTGCGTCCGGGCGGAGAACGAGATGGCGGGAGCCCCGACCGGCGGCATGGACCAGTCCGCCTCCATGCGCTGCGCCGCCGGGCACGCGCTACTGCTGGACTGCCGCACCGGTGAGGCCGAGCAGGTGCCCTTCGACCTGGCCGTGGACGGCCTGGCGCTGCTGGTGATCGACACCAAGGCCAAGCACTCGCTGGTGGACGGGCAGTACGCCTCTAGGCGCGCGTCCTGTGAGAAGGCGGCCGCGCTGCTGGGCGTAGAGCTGCTGGCGGACCTGGGGGTCCCTGACCTGGAGAAGGCCTTGTCCAGGCTGGCCGCCAGCGGCGCCGAGGACGCCCCGGTGCTGGTCCAGCGCACCCGCCACGTGGTCACGGAGATCCAGCGCACCCGGGACCTGGTGGACCTGCTGCGTGACGGACGCCCGCTCGCCGGGGACAAGCTGCGGACGGCAGGGGCGCTGCTGGACGCCAGCCACGAGTCCCTGCGGGTGGACTACGAGGTCTCCTGCCCCGAGCTGGACGTCGCGGTGGAGGCCGCCCGGGCCGCAGGGGCGCACGGTGCCCGCATGACCGGTGGTGGATTCGGTGGCAGCGCCATCGCCCTGGTGGACGCCGACGCCGTGGACGCGGTGGCCCGTGCGGTGGTGGCCGCCTACGCGGCACAGGGATTCACCGCCCCGGCCTTCCTGGACGCCCTGCCCAGCGCCCCGGCAGGCCGTCTGGCCTGA
- a CDS encoding bifunctional methylenetetrahydrofolate dehydrogenase/methenyltetrahydrofolate cyclohydrolase, whose protein sequence is MRAPWEGPAQVLDGQATAAAVKAELAERVAALRARGVVPGLGTVLVGEDPGSVRYVAGKHADCAEVGIESIRVELPATATQAQVEAAVDRLNADPACTGYIVQLPLPRGIDTNAVLERVAPDKDADGLHPTNLGRLVLRGSGPVDSPLPCTPRACIELVERHGITLAGKDVCVIGRGVTVGRSIGLLLMRKEVNATVDVCHTGTTDLAAHVRRADVVVSAAGSAGIVRPEMVKPGAVVLDVGVSRVVDPRTGKGRIMGDVADGVDQVAGWLSPNPGGVGPMTRALLLANVVEAAERG, encoded by the coding sequence GTGAGGGCACCCTGGGAGGGGCCCGCCCAGGTCCTGGACGGCCAGGCCACCGCGGCCGCCGTCAAGGCCGAGCTCGCCGAGCGGGTGGCGGCGCTGCGCGCCCGCGGGGTGGTGCCCGGCCTGGGGACCGTGCTGGTGGGGGAGGACCCCGGCTCCGTGAGGTACGTGGCCGGTAAGCACGCCGACTGCGCGGAGGTGGGCATAGAGTCGATCCGTGTGGAGCTGCCCGCCACCGCCACCCAGGCGCAGGTGGAGGCCGCCGTGGACCGGCTCAACGCCGACCCCGCCTGCACCGGCTACATCGTCCAGCTGCCCCTGCCCCGGGGGATCGACACCAACGCCGTGCTGGAGAGGGTGGCCCCGGACAAGGACGCCGACGGCCTGCACCCCACCAACCTGGGGCGGCTCGTGCTGCGGGGCTCCGGCCCGGTGGACTCGCCCCTGCCCTGCACGCCCCGGGCCTGCATCGAGCTGGTGGAGCGCCACGGCATCACCCTGGCGGGCAAGGACGTGTGCGTGATCGGGCGCGGCGTCACCGTAGGGCGCTCTATCGGCCTGCTGCTCATGCGTAAGGAGGTCAACGCCACCGTGGACGTGTGCCACACCGGCACCACCGACCTGGCCGCCCACGTGCGCCGCGCCGACGTCGTCGTGTCTGCGGCGGGCAGCGCGGGGATCGTGCGGCCGGAGATGGTCAAGCCCGGGGCAGTGGTCCTGGACGTGGGGGTCTCCCGGGTGGTGGACCCGCGCACCGGCAAGGGACGGATCATGGGGGACGTCGCCGACGGCGTGGACCAGGTGGCGGGCTGGCTGTCACCCAACCCCGGGGGCGTGGGCCCGATGACCCGGGCGCTGCTGCTGGCCAACGTGGTGGAGGCCGCCGAGCGCGGCTGA
- a CDS encoding YihY/virulence factor BrkB family protein, producing the protein MSRAAATPAQTPDQPAAVTPVPPVAVPSGPRSPAAAQAGGQPPAAATGLALRKQQALELADKAQDTRPVRALARYGTAKGALLAGGIAYTGLFSVFAALAIGVTVFMALLGSHPALRDAVLEGLGRALPGVLDNGDGSGLVSIDQLTLSSALNLGSVIAVATLMLSAMGLMGALSTALRSMFGIAQLPRNAVVNQLLNLVGFLVLLVSVVVTAAASLATGALAQQLNDLLGLPGWLSGWGTRVLGLVVSLLVDATVFALLVRLSGVRAPRRDLLLGSLLAGAAFGLVREVGTNAVGTVANNPLLASFATIVVLVLWIHLAARITLMVAAWTANPPRPRVVSHADELRASHRPNYVTLSSPATMEWPRQSLTGNLDADPTLHPDYEPPAPEPEPVPRHARGLRGWWARRRFAAATARYEQARQRYYLPAGPDSLEDPSSRTS; encoded by the coding sequence ATGAGCCGCGCAGCCGCGACCCCCGCCCAGACCCCAGACCAGCCCGCCGCCGTCACCCCCGTGCCGCCGGTGGCCGTGCCTTCAGGGCCCCGGTCCCCCGCGGCGGCCCAGGCCGGTGGGCAGCCCCCCGCCGCGGCCACCGGGCTGGCCCTGCGCAAGCAGCAGGCGCTGGAGCTGGCGGACAAGGCCCAGGACACCCGCCCGGTCCGGGCGCTGGCCCGCTACGGCACCGCCAAAGGCGCCCTGCTGGCCGGGGGCATCGCCTACACCGGGCTCTTCTCCGTCTTCGCCGCCCTGGCCATCGGGGTCACGGTGTTCATGGCCCTCCTGGGCTCGCACCCCGCCCTGCGGGACGCCGTGCTGGAGGGCCTGGGACGGGCGCTCCCCGGCGTGCTGGACAACGGCGACGGCTCGGGCCTGGTCTCCATAGACCAGCTGACCCTCAGCTCCGCCCTGAACCTCGGCTCTGTGATCGCTGTCGCGACCCTGATGCTCTCCGCCATGGGCCTGATGGGGGCGCTGTCCACCGCCCTGCGCTCCATGTTCGGTATCGCCCAGCTGCCGCGCAACGCCGTCGTCAACCAGCTGCTGAACCTGGTGGGATTCCTGGTGCTGCTGGTCTCCGTGGTGGTGACCGCAGCCGCCTCGCTGGCCACCGGCGCGCTGGCGCAGCAGCTCAACGACCTGCTGGGGCTGCCGGGCTGGCTGAGCGGCTGGGGCACCCGCGTTCTGGGCCTGGTGGTCTCCCTGCTGGTGGACGCCACCGTCTTCGCCTTGCTGGTCCGGCTCTCCGGCGTGCGCGCCCCCCGCCGGGACCTGCTGCTGGGTTCGCTGCTGGCGGGCGCCGCCTTCGGGCTGGTGCGTGAGGTGGGGACCAATGCCGTGGGGACCGTGGCCAACAACCCCCTGCTAGCCTCCTTCGCCACGATCGTGGTGCTGGTGCTGTGGATCCACCTGGCTGCGCGGATCACCCTCATGGTCGCGGCCTGGACCGCCAACCCGCCGCGGCCCCGGGTGGTCAGCCACGCCGACGAGCTGCGCGCCTCCCACCGCCCCAACTACGTGACCCTGTCCAGTCCCGCGACCATGGAGTGGCCGCGCCAGTCCCTTACCGGGAACCTGGACGCGGACCCCACCCTCCACCCCGACTACGAGCCGCCCGCCCCGGAGCCCGAGCCCGTGCCCCGCCACGCCCGGGGCCTGCGGGGCTGGTGGGCCCGACGCCGCTTCGCCGCCGCCACCGCCCGCTACGAGCAGGCTCGGCAGCGCTACTACCTGCCCGCCGGGCCCGACAGCCTTGAGGATCCTTCCAGCCGCACCAGCTAG
- a CDS encoding ABC transporter permease, with product MSSMLTGFVGAVVEAWAQLRIGKMRVLLSLVGVAVAVAAMTFSIAFVRVSEQVLNDQLERWGGRPGTVRINVSPTGKGLTGSNQPGRATPGNEDGAAGPGEPGLPPGPGGPAGPGGPEAGGAQGSAEAARTAERVTKAQAEFVERFKVRSWATSTRTSLRLQLGDQFRNVEVNAVSPAYATLHRTKIAQGRWFTPEDGDDLSPSLVVSQGVLEELGASVLSAPLTVRSFGPAQATFTIVGVLEPEDLQGCLQPSVDGSEPESCGQPLTAFVLTDSLSPLLPRTHALASPELEVWAGPERAAEMQSLAKEHFDAIFGQGSTSTIDSTLGSGDLASFTRVFTLVATGAGLFVMALGALGLVNISIVTVRQRIHEIGVRRSFGATSRRIFFSIMLESVVATVVAGLVGIIVAILAMRVVPLDKLLQLPVVEQPPFPMLAALIGLATATLVGALAGLVPAVVAVRIKPIDAIRY from the coding sequence ATGAGCAGTATGCTGACCGGGTTCGTCGGTGCGGTCGTCGAGGCCTGGGCGCAGCTGCGGATCGGCAAGATGCGGGTGCTGCTGTCCCTGGTGGGCGTGGCCGTGGCCGTGGCCGCCATGACCTTCTCCATCGCTTTCGTACGGGTCTCCGAGCAGGTGCTGAACGACCAGCTGGAGCGCTGGGGCGGTCGGCCCGGCACGGTGCGCATCAACGTGAGCCCCACCGGCAAGGGCCTGACCGGCTCCAACCAGCCAGGCCGGGCCACACCCGGGAACGAGGACGGTGCCGCAGGCCCCGGTGAACCCGGCCTCCCGCCAGGCCCGGGTGGCCCGGCAGGCCCCGGCGGCCCCGAGGCAGGTGGGGCGCAAGGCTCCGCTGAGGCCGCCCGCACGGCCGAGCGCGTCACCAAGGCCCAGGCCGAGTTCGTGGAACGCTTCAAGGTGCGCTCCTGGGCCACCAGCACCAGGACCTCGCTGCGGCTGCAGCTGGGTGACCAGTTCCGCAACGTGGAGGTGAACGCCGTCTCCCCCGCCTACGCTACGTTGCACCGGACCAAGATCGCCCAGGGACGCTGGTTCACCCCGGAGGACGGTGACGACCTGTCCCCCTCCCTGGTGGTCTCCCAGGGGGTGCTAGAGGAGCTGGGGGCCTCGGTGCTGAGCGCGCCCCTGACCGTCCGCTCCTTCGGCCCGGCGCAAGCCACCTTCACGATCGTGGGGGTGCTGGAGCCTGAGGACCTGCAAGGCTGCCTGCAGCCCTCCGTTGACGGCTCCGAGCCGGAGTCCTGCGGCCAGCCCTTGACGGCCTTCGTGCTCACAGACTCCCTGAGCCCGCTGCTTCCCCGCACCCACGCCCTGGCCTCCCCCGAGCTGGAGGTCTGGGCGGGGCCTGAACGCGCGGCCGAGATGCAGTCCCTGGCCAAGGAGCACTTTGACGCGATCTTCGGGCAAGGGTCCACCAGCACCATCGACAGCACCCTGGGCAGCGGGGACCTGGCCTCGTTCACCCGGGTCTTCACCCTGGTAGCCACCGGGGCGGGCCTGTTCGTGATGGCCCTCGGTGCCCTGGGACTGGTCAACATCTCAATCGTGACGGTGCGTCAGCGCATCCACGAGATCGGGGTACGACGCTCCTTCGGTGCGACAAGCCGCCGGATCTTCTTCTCCATCATGCTGGAGTCGGTGGTGGCTACGGTGGTGGCCGGGCTGGTGGGCATCATCGTGGCTATCCTGGCGATGCGGGTGGTTCCCCTGGACAAGCTGCTACAGCTGCCGGTGGTGGAGCAGCCCCCCTTCCCGATGCTCGCGGCCCTCATCGGGCTGGCGACGGCGACCCTGGTGGGCGCCCTGGCCGGCCTGGTACCCGCCGTAGTGGCGGTGCGCATCAAGCCTATCGACGCTATCCGCTACTGA
- a CDS encoding DeoR/GlpR family DNA-binding transcription regulator has translation MLARQRQEFILEKIAATGGVRVAEVVEALGISEMTVRRDITELVAQGLVERVHGGAVAPGSTTHEPRFTSKTTLHPQAKARIGAAAAALVRPGDSLALSAGTTTLAVARALTTLKHLDTLTIITNSLPAAQLLFDAADAARAESREAPKVLLIGGERTPSNATVGLIANDALSRLRVEWVFMGAHGFVPSDGLMTPNLREAATNQALVAAGRTTVACLDSSKWGVLGLRTFCPTSQISVLVTEVQPDEDTVTALDEAGTTLVIAP, from the coding sequence ATGCTCGCCCGCCAGCGCCAGGAGTTCATCCTGGAGAAGATCGCGGCCACCGGCGGCGTCCGGGTGGCTGAGGTGGTGGAGGCCCTGGGCATCTCGGAGATGACGGTCCGCCGGGACATCACCGAGCTGGTGGCCCAGGGGCTGGTGGAGCGGGTGCATGGCGGCGCCGTCGCCCCCGGCTCCACCACCCATGAGCCCCGCTTCACCTCCAAGACCACCCTGCACCCGCAGGCCAAGGCCCGCATCGGCGCGGCCGCGGCGGCCCTGGTGCGCCCCGGCGACTCCCTGGCCCTGTCCGCCGGCACCACCACCCTCGCCGTCGCTCGGGCCCTGACCACCCTCAAACACCTGGACACCCTCACCATCATCACCAACTCCCTGCCTGCCGCCCAGCTACTGTTCGACGCGGCGGACGCGGCCCGCGCCGAGTCCCGGGAGGCCCCCAAGGTCCTGCTGATCGGCGGGGAGCGCACCCCCTCGAACGCTACGGTCGGCCTGATCGCCAACGACGCCCTGTCCCGCCTGCGGGTGGAGTGGGTGTTCATGGGAGCGCACGGCTTCGTCCCCTCGGACGGCCTGATGACCCCCAACCTGCGGGAGGCCGCCACCAACCAGGCGCTGGTGGCCGCAGGGCGCACCACCGTGGCCTGCCTCGACTCCTCCAAGTGGGGGGTCCTGGGGCTGCGCACCTTCTGCCCCACCTCACAGATCAGCGTGCTGGTCACCGAGGTCCAGCCGGACGAGGACACGGTCACCGCCCTGGACGAGGCGGGCACCACCCTCGTCATCGCCCCCTGA
- a CDS encoding exodeoxyribonuclease III: protein MRIATVNVNGIRAAARKGMESWVDQSQPDVLLLQEVRADEQTAAALLPGYETQVWPCRIKGRAGVAVALRQGSGLTFGQVRLGVAAGAEEPDVDTGRWLEVDLQGAAAPLTVISAYLHSGQVGTPKLDQKLAHLELVDARMAQLLDAAEAGGPAVVMAGDLNVVRSQQDIKNWKPNHNKVSGVLDEEIAHLEGWFGAGWVDVARSLAGDVQGPYTWWSQRGKAFDNDAGWRIDYQVATPSAAGKARSSTVDRAPSYAERWSDHAPLVVDYDL, encoded by the coding sequence ATGCGTATCGCCACCGTCAACGTAAACGGGATCCGGGCCGCTGCCCGCAAGGGCATGGAGTCCTGGGTAGACCAGTCCCAGCCGGACGTGCTCCTCCTGCAGGAGGTGCGGGCCGACGAGCAGACCGCCGCCGCGCTGCTGCCCGGCTACGAGACGCAGGTGTGGCCCTGCCGGATCAAGGGACGGGCCGGTGTGGCCGTGGCCCTGCGCCAGGGCAGCGGCCTGACCTTCGGCCAGGTGCGTCTAGGGGTGGCTGCGGGGGCTGAGGAGCCGGACGTGGACACGGGCCGCTGGCTGGAGGTGGACCTGCAGGGGGCGGCCGCCCCGCTGACGGTCATCTCCGCCTACCTGCACTCCGGACAGGTGGGCACACCTAAGCTGGACCAGAAGCTGGCCCACCTGGAGCTGGTGGACGCCCGCATGGCCCAGCTGCTGGACGCCGCGGAGGCGGGTGGCCCCGCCGTCGTCATGGCTGGTGACCTGAACGTGGTGCGCTCGCAGCAGGACATCAAGAACTGGAAGCCCAACCACAACAAGGTCTCCGGCGTGCTGGACGAGGAGATCGCCCACCTGGAGGGCTGGTTCGGTGCAGGCTGGGTGGACGTGGCCCGGTCCCTGGCTGGCGACGTCCAAGGCCCCTACACCTGGTGGTCCCAGCGAGGCAAGGCCTTCGACAACGACGCCGGCTGGCGCATCGACTACCAGGTGGCGACGCCTTCAGCCGCAGGCAAGGCCCGCTCCAGCACGGTGGACCGGGCCCCGAGCTACGCGGAGCGCTGGAGCGACCACGCCCCCCTGGTGGTCGACTACGACCTGTGA
- a CDS encoding mannose-1-phosphate guanylyltransferase produces the protein MTAADTPQAPPVHAIIPAGGAGTRLWPLSRRNHPKFLLDLTGQGRSLLQGTVRRLEPVAASVTVVTGAAHVEAVASQLPDLPAEGLLAEPSPRDSMAAIGLAATLLAKRHGAEAVIGSFAADHTIKDEAAFHDAVRQAALLAQEGWVVTIGIEATGPSSAFGYISSGDALGVAGAPAGRRVLAFTEKPDAVTAARYLAAGGYWWNAGMFVAQAGVLLEHLRRQKPALAAGLDVIATAWDTPSREEVLELTWPRLEKVAIDHAIAEPVAAEGGVAVVPVDMGWDDVGGFDALTGLVPARQEGAAAGVAVLDRAAHGGAPADVDAVDSQGALVASTTGRRVVLLGVPGLVVVDTPDALLVTTPEHAQDVKGAVERLTATNRTPLL, from the coding sequence GTGACTGCAGCTGACACCCCCCAGGCCCCGCCGGTCCACGCGATCATCCCCGCCGGTGGTGCGGGCACCCGGCTCTGGCCGCTCTCGCGCCGCAACCACCCCAAGTTCCTGCTGGACCTGACCGGGCAGGGCCGCAGTCTGCTGCAGGGCACGGTTCGGCGGCTGGAGCCGGTGGCCGCCTCCGTCACCGTGGTCACCGGGGCCGCTCACGTGGAGGCGGTGGCTTCCCAGCTGCCGGACCTGCCCGCCGAGGGCCTGCTGGCAGAGCCCTCCCCCCGGGACTCCATGGCTGCGATCGGCCTGGCCGCCACGCTCCTGGCCAAGCGGCACGGGGCTGAGGCCGTAATCGGCTCCTTCGCGGCGGACCACACCATCAAGGACGAGGCGGCCTTCCACGACGCCGTGCGCCAGGCCGCGCTGCTGGCCCAGGAGGGGTGGGTGGTGACCATCGGGATCGAGGCCACCGGCCCCTCCAGCGCCTTCGGGTACATCAGCTCCGGCGACGCCCTGGGGGTGGCCGGGGCACCTGCTGGACGGCGGGTGCTGGCCTTCACCGAGAAGCCCGACGCCGTCACCGCCGCCCGCTACCTGGCCGCTGGCGGCTACTGGTGGAACGCGGGGATGTTCGTGGCGCAGGCCGGGGTGCTGCTGGAGCACCTGCGCCGTCAGAAGCCCGCCCTGGCGGCCGGGCTGGACGTGATCGCCACAGCCTGGGACACGCCCTCGCGCGAGGAGGTGCTGGAGCTGACCTGGCCGCGCCTGGAGAAGGTCGCGATCGATCACGCTATCGCGGAGCCGGTGGCCGCCGAGGGCGGGGTGGCGGTGGTTCCCGTGGACATGGGCTGGGACGACGTGGGCGGTTTTGACGCGCTTACCGGGCTGGTGCCCGCGCGCCAGGAGGGGGCGGCCGCCGGGGTGGCGGTGCTGGACCGGGCCGCCCACGGGGGAGCGCCCGCCGACGTGGACGCGGTGGACAGCCAGGGTGCGCTGGTGGCCTCCACGACGGGGCGGCGCGTGGTCCTGCTGGGGGTGCCCGGGCTGGTGGTGGTGGACACGCCCGACGCCCTGCTGGTGACCACCCCCGAGCACGCCCAGGACGTCAAGGGAGCGGTCGAGCGCCTGACCGCCACCAACCGCACCCCCCTCCTCTAA
- a CDS encoding acylphosphatase, which translates to MGGSTRTVRVLVNGHVQGVGFRWHTWQEATRLGLVGEVRNLADGRVEVLAQGPREQVAALLAWLGQGPRWAAVTGLEVSEVRGSLRRGDFTVSG; encoded by the coding sequence ATGGGTGGGAGCACGCGCACGGTCAGGGTCCTGGTCAACGGCCACGTGCAGGGAGTCGGGTTCCGTTGGCACACGTGGCAGGAGGCTACCCGGCTCGGGCTGGTGGGTGAGGTGCGCAACCTCGCGGACGGCCGTGTGGAGGTGCTGGCGCAGGGACCCCGGGAGCAGGTGGCGGCGCTGCTGGCCTGGCTGGGACAGGGGCCGCGCTGGGCCGCGGTGACGGGGCTGGAGGTGTCCGAGGTCCGCGGCAGCCTGCGGCGCGGGGACTTCACCGTCTCCGGATAG
- a CDS encoding efflux RND transporter periplasmic adaptor subunit, whose product MKRFILPTIKVLIALVIAVALSKLAFFPSKADPVRADIEPGFEVVTPTVTVTRGDIPNQVKVTGQVVQDAAVPARATLAGVIESFAVESGATVEADAPLLRIRKTEPQPPQEGVDKDGNPVTKQVPDKVTHATVTSPIAGKVTFQVIKDQDTTVGSVVATVSPGTHSATGTITAAQQYKLLNPPTTATITVDGGPAPFECTGLVIGVKENSPSGSSTPADDAGAASPQDGTSVQVRCPIPPEQTVFPGLQVSIGIDQGSAKDALLVPVTAVEGSVSKGNVWVLADPADPSTAVKREISLGVNDGTNVQVTEGLSEGDTLLQFVPNKDIKRKGTPNTCEPDGSACYDENGEETQ is encoded by the coding sequence TTGAAGCGCTTCATCCTGCCCACCATCAAGGTCCTGATCGCCTTGGTGATCGCGGTGGCCCTATCAAAACTTGCCTTCTTCCCGTCCAAGGCGGACCCCGTCAGGGCAGACATAGAACCTGGTTTCGAGGTAGTCACCCCTACCGTCACCGTCACCAGGGGAGACATCCCCAACCAGGTCAAGGTCACCGGTCAGGTGGTACAGGACGCCGCCGTACCAGCCCGTGCCACCCTCGCCGGGGTGATCGAGTCCTTCGCCGTCGAGTCCGGGGCCACCGTGGAGGCTGACGCGCCCCTGCTGCGCATCAGGAAGACCGAGCCACAGCCCCCGCAGGAGGGCGTTGACAAGGACGGGAACCCGGTGACCAAGCAGGTGCCGGACAAGGTCACCCACGCCACCGTCACCTCCCCGATAGCCGGGAAGGTCACCTTCCAGGTCATCAAGGACCAGGACACCACCGTGGGCAGCGTCGTCGCCACCGTGTCCCCCGGCACCCACTCCGCCACAGGCACCATCACCGCCGCCCAGCAGTACAAGCTCCTGAACCCGCCCACCACCGCCACCATCACGGTCGACGGCGGCCCGGCTCCCTTCGAGTGCACGGGTCTGGTGATCGGCGTGAAGGAGAACAGCCCCTCCGGCAGCAGCACGCCGGCGGACGACGCCGGGGCAGCCAGCCCCCAGGACGGCACCAGCGTGCAGGTGCGCTGCCCCATCCCCCCCGAGCAGACGGTGTTCCCCGGGCTGCAGGTAAGCATCGGTATCGACCAGGGCTCGGCCAAGGACGCCCTCCTGGTTCCGGTGACAGCCGTAGAGGGCAGCGTCAGCAAGGGCAATGTCTGGGTGCTGGCCGACCCGGCCGACCCCAGCACCGCCGTCAAGCGTGAGATCAGCCTGGGGGTCAACGACGGCACCAACGTGCAGGTCACCGAGGGCCTGTCAGAGGGTGACACGCTGCTGCAGTTCGTCCCCAACAAGGACATCAAGCGCAAAGGCACCCCTAACACCTGCGAGCCGGACGGCTCCGCCTGCTACGACGAGAACGGCGAGGAGACCCAGTGA